The following coding sequences are from one Culex quinquefasciatus strain JHB chromosome 1, VPISU_Cqui_1.0_pri_paternal, whole genome shotgun sequence window:
- the LOC6034440 gene encoding zinc transporter ZIP1: MEVNSTTLVNLLGVGRADDHDHDHDHDDHEEDETESIVFAKCTAMFVLFFVSMVCGMAPFKLAQWFKWTDKAADAKATLLVSLLLSFGGGALLCTTFQHLLPEINETILHLTEAGLMPQLSFSLGEFLMCAGFFIIYFVEELVHLYLHRHERKMNDAKINELEVAGGAIMRGTHARESIIMRKKNSEIRNGSISTADLISNDLENQKRGIATETEVVRSSSQHPHDHHVHHHLPPTDIDDGNLVSSIRGLLIVLALSVHELFEGLAVGLEGSTSTVWLMFGAVSAHKFVIAFCVGVELIVARTKFWLAVAYIFTYSVVSPMGIGIGILLSNGSASDSTQVVSVVLQGLASGTLLYVIFFEVLSKERSGLWQYLAVFVGFFFMFGIKFLTGHGHSHSHAVVGGGDDHDHDHDHDHDSH, encoded by the exons ATGGAGGTGAATAGCACGACACTGGTGAACCTGCTGGGAGTGGGAAGAGCCGATGATCACGACCATGACCATGATCACGACGACCACGAGGAAGATGAAACAGAGTCGATTGTGTTTGCCAAATGTACTGCAATGTTCGTCCTATTTTTCGTTAGTATGGTATGTGGAATGGCTCCTTTCAAATTGGCTCAATGGTTCAAGTGGACGGATAAAGCTGCCGATGCAAAAGCAACTTTGCTGGTATCGTTACTACTTTCGTTTGGTGGGGGAGCCCTGCTATGTACTACCTTCCAACATCTGCTACCGGAAATCAACGAAACAATCCTTCATTTGACGGAAGCTGGACTTATGCCCCAGCTGAGCTTTAGCTTGGGAGAATTTTTGATGTGCGCTGGTTTCTTCATCATCTATTTCGTGGAAGAACTAGTGCACCTTTATCTTCATCGGCATGAGCGCAAAATGAATGACGCCAAAATTAACGAGCTGGAAGTGGCGGGAGGAGCCATTATGAGAGGCACCCATGCAAGAGAAAGCATTATCATGCGCAAGAAAAACAGCGAAATTCGCAACGGAAGCATCTCTACAGCAGATCTAATCTCAAACGACTTGGAGAACCAGAAGCGGGGAATCGCAACGGAAACGGAAGTGGTTCGCAGCAGCTCGCAACATCCACACGACCATCACGTTCATCACCACTTACCACCCACTGATATTGACGACGGAAATTTGGTCTCTTCGATTCGCGGTTTGTTGATCGTTTTGGCGTTATCGGTTCATGAACTCTTCGAGGGACTCGCCGTTGGCCTCGAGGGATCCACCTCTACAGTTTGGCTTATGTTTGGCGCCGTTTCTGCGCACAAGTTTGTGATCGCGTTCTGCGTGGGAGTTGAACTCATCGTGGCCCGAACCAAGTTCTGGCTAGCCGTTGCCTACATCTTCACCTACTCCGTGGTCAGTCCGATGGGAATCGGCATTGGAATTCTGCTGAGCAACGGAAGCGCCTCGGATAGCACCCAGGTGGTGTCGGTCGTCCTGCAGGGACTTGCATCCGGCACGCTGCTGTATGTAATCTTCTTCGAAGTTCTGTCCAAAGAACGCTCCGGACTGTGGCAATATCTGGCCGTATTTGTCGGATTCTTCTTCATGTTCGGCATTAAGTTCCTAA cTGGACATGGACACAGTCACAGTCACGCAGTTGTCGGCGGAGGAGACGATCATGATCATGACCACGACCACGATCACGATAGCCACTAG